The Pseudodesulfovibrio sediminis genome includes the window GCAAACGGCTTGTCCACTTTTTGCCGTAAGTTGTGCATGTGCACCTTGAGGCTGTTGCTTTCAGGCAGGACTTCACCCCAGACGGCCCGTTGTATCTCGTCTCGCAGGGCAACATTCGGGCTTGTTTTTGCCATGTATTCAAGCAAGGCCCACTCCTTGGGAGACAGGGTCAAGATGGTCCCTGCCCGGATGGCCTGATGTTGCTGCATGTCCACCTCAAGGTTGCCGATGACATATTTTCTGGGCTGGCTGCTTCGGCGTTTGGCCAGGGCCTGGACGCGGAGCAGCAACTCCTTGAGGGCAAACGGTTTGACCAGATAATCGTCCGATCCGGATTCAAATCCTTCGATTTTATCGTCCAGCGTGTCTCGGGCGGTGATCATCAGCACAGGCACATCCAACCCGTCGCGCCGCAGGTTTGAGCAGAGGCTCAGGCCGTCGAGTTTGGGCAGCATGAGATCGAGTACGATGACATCGTAGTTGGTTTCCCGTGCAAGCTGAAGACCGTGGACGCCATTGGCGGCATGATCACAGGTGATACCTTCCAATTCAAGGTATTCTATGAGTGAGGCGGCAAGATCAATATCATCTTCCACCAGCAATGCGTATATATTCATGACGTCTCTCGATACCGCAGGCGTTTTGGCTCCGGCAGGGCGAATGGTACAGCATACCCCGCCGGAGATGGTTTGACAAACCTATTCAGACACTATCGTCGTTGTTGAGTCGGGCGTGTTCTTGTGTCCCTTGCCCCGGAATCGTTCGACCAGGGACAGAACCCCGACAAAGAAGATAGGAGCGAAGATGATGCCCAGTACCGAGGCGCTCAGCATACCGCCGATGACACCCGTACCAATGGCCCGCTGGCTGGCCGCTCCTGCCCCGGTTGCAACCGCCAGGGGGATGACGCCCAGAATGAAGGCCATGGAGGTCATGATGATCGGACGGAAGCGCAGTCGGGCGGCCTGGATGGCAGACTCCTTGAGTCCAACTCCCTGGCTGTAGAGATCCTTGGCGAATTCCACGATCAGGATGGCGTTTTTGGCCGCCAGGCCGATGATGGTGATCAGCCCGACCTTGAAGTATACGTCGTTGCTCATGCCCAGCACGGAGACCATGGCCACGGAGCCAAGGGCGCCGATGGGGACGATAAGCATGACGGACAGCGGGATGGACCAGCTCTCGTACAGGGCCACCAGCAGCAGGAAGACAACCAGCAGGGCCAGGGAGAAGAGGACCGGCGCCTGTGTGCCGGATTGCTTTTCCTGATAGGAAAGCTCGGTCCACTCGTAACCGATGCCCTTGGGCAGGTTTTGCATGATCCGCTCCAATTCGACCATGACTTCACCCGAGCTGTAGCCCGGAGCGGGGTTACCCGTGAGCTTGAAGCTGGAGTATCCGTTGTAGCGCACCACCTGGACCGGGCCTGTTTCCCATTTCGCCTTGATCACCGAGGTCAGGGGGACCTGGTCGCCTGAGGCGTTGGGAACATAGAGCATGTTCAGGCTCTCCGGGTTGCGGCGATACTTGGAGTCGGCCTGCACCACCACGCTCTGCATCCTTCCCCGGTTGGCGAAGTCGTTGATCGTGCTGGAACCGAAGGCGCTGGACAGGACCGTGTTGATGTCGCCAAAGCTGACACCCAGGGTCTCGGCCTGTTTGCGATCGATCTCCAGACGCAACTGGGGGGCATCGGGCAGTCCGTTCAGGCGGGCATAGGCGAGGACGGGGGAGGCGTTGGCCTGTTGCAGGACCATGCCCACGGCCTGCCCCAGGACTTCACGGCCCATGCCGGCCTTGTCCTCAATGCGGAGGGCGAACCCGCCGGTGTCTCCCAGTCCGTCAATGGGGGGTGGGTTCACGGCAAAGGCGAACCCGTCGTTGATTGATGACAAGAACATGTTGGCCTTGAGGATCAGATCGTCCGCAGACTCTCCTTCACCGCGTTCGGACCAATCCTTGAACATGGGGAAGGCTGCGGCT containing:
- a CDS encoding response regulator transcription factor — its product is MNIYALLVEDDIDLAASLIEYLELEGITCDHAANGVHGLQLARETNYDVIVLDLMLPKLDGLSLCSNLRRDGLDVPVLMITARDTLDDKIEGFESGSDDYLVKPFALKELLLRVQALAKRRSSQPRKYVIGNLEVDMQQHQAIRAGTILTLSPKEWALLEYMAKTSPNVALRDEIQRAVWGEVLPESNSLKVHMHNLRQKVDKPFAYPLIQTVPGVGFVIKDPSEV